The Bombus fervidus isolate BK054 chromosome 3, iyBomFerv1, whole genome shotgun sequence genome includes a window with the following:
- the Sec16 gene encoding endoplasmic reticulum export factor secretory 16 isoform X5, with protein sequence MSNPYRARPTRSRIDHSLGYGTHNQNIWNPMSRVPPEVSSNDPVQHQPPLMNQPKQSNDPWNNSWNWDFDKQADNQQQQPLQSERQQQHYVPSYANQGQLIPNSIQDHYYQSVNGNKNDLLNQNSTSNRNIPGTVANRPPIPNHTDSFTSYSNYNQYQQYPPPPPPRTNSIKSGSTNFDQPQWAGDQQSQNVSYLQKSGVQNQKEQASRPTLVGSNYNWMKSNQTNVMIPQNWQKPAAVSGHWQDPKMDKEAQNFDDIGNRYTPPVQQTRPSQHLLPSTENKEYSINDTNDANNWSNQVNISSQWNAQNCESAIPNQSQQITQAYNANDEFNSWPQTNTEVSQSRKKTNDNNATQWLHEQQENNNLIEESVKQEVTGAIATNDWQQNRTITSHHIHSNIIPAAEPNIEHEERKWSAPSLILNSVSSKDSNTQIKTSIAKSYPSDSRLNMSATPETISTVASSENISVQGNNDFNLANDATEWGKSNSTEELPIKLEQLNLGTKVNKNVESQNELKEAQSVNPEDGWNQNTISNNNITPDNISGLPLECAVLGTENAHSNDNQNLISQDHTALNPYQMTNIKSSDNIAQSGYDQWYSQDTLPLSSENTLYSKDNVRPPKEWSIEQNVENYENIQQPSEFINLEVVTPSLQERDIYGSRDSINKETLDNDPKPVPNSAKEVASTRDFRQEISNIEVPSVQQSTRSHSLLQAEQVPDNYEFASNDRNTFLETGELTDSHQEHEPSPPSQDDENDEVPNDIPFLREVPGQSSSIDPRRNDPTGQEQYVQTGQRLSDPRRNDPSGQEQGLQLRSMSERSERRDVPPGQERNVPLLSRSDSDTMERRNDPSGRERSLPPQQSRNDPSGEERYQSQSQIMLEPSETREIPGRGNESEDPVQQTEENLRQIPGGASSNEVTQSADDRSNGRVVTGSQEVPSIGSAIQDQTSDSRNKREEAVGASIRESQGIPSASNRRDSYEDEDDEGGSGNSRDDSRERRRDSSSERRRYEYERKSAYYDREREYDDDYYYDRRRGGENDRTYNTRDEFDRREIPYREDDRKHHSRDDLDRHSREEVDRRGRTKEDLDDRDIRRRPDDRRKDRVDDGIRRRERDIRDYDLRYSRDRDYLDRDRRRDDRRPRRYDDYDIRDPYRREYYDDPYSRGSRPSSRSSYNDRDREYYMRSRDPYYPYNGYPGYDYGVHYASNYYAYIENLRRTNPAAYSEWYHKYYANQHQQQHISRGVVNYPEDRASVHSGRSSCDERTTGDKRTLADISMLEDSTTTSARMTPTKFSISHVYGCFSIGSLIHVHPAYPSDGERAKVDIFRLDNLLSHDPVARDLRAYPGPLIKQVGVTHKKTIIEYCENKIKKAASNEEMVDRASYILLYELMIMLIQQNGNVVGVDIAALLLRNKDAYPYDVNKQKSQDSGRRESIISQRSGASVGDSVQGSQDGALTSEKVESKPRKSTEQITDEFRSTLLYGLVQEALEYAMNEGLWGHALFLASKLDKRTHASVMTRFANSLPYHDPLQTLYQLHSGRVPAVVTGISDPRWDDWRPHLAMIISNTSANPEINRRSITTLGDTLSARGDIYAAHFCYVLAQVDFGTYGASNVKLVLIGANHHKAYNVFFSTEAIMLTEIYEYARNLSEPGFTLVDLQTFKFDLVIKMVDHGLIEKALLYIEQIAVNIFNEPSKYKKSFINAVYNLGDRIRYHDPVYKDSIDEATTLTWFNNLAEIVGKCHEGEITENEVYVPQAKQESYNGIQNQEVHEMQQQQQWNTTQAEYREGSTSMMEVATTDTQSEWQPLSLPPNIPDTYDQTMQYTRNNEESCQYQQPQQQDYWTQDSYYQSNYGRNDSTITNWQQSTYSPEQSDIDNSQQQEKWNYKTEREEQTPTFESSQPAISMTPSMRKQYDPLEELDALETPQPASKPAASSKKASEKPVEKKSSNSGGSWFGGLFSKLAPKPRNQMILPDDSNPTIVWDPVAKKWMNKDEDGDSNSATIAPPPKASDMGFRSPVPEQASQPPQSSQPPSQADDTSVNKFKLPRGRSMRANYIDVMNPGGSKNSAVPSSIPTPVTSPMVPMATSSPQLFIPAPVNDPSVPVDFLTSMEATAAVPTNVPENTSQGGPMMYNPNDMKNRSVKNIQQSRYPPR encoded by the exons ATGAGT AATCCTTATAGAGCCAGACCAACTAGGTCTAGAATAGATCACAGCTTAGGCTATGGAACTCATAATCAAAATATATGGAATCCAATGTCTAGAGTACCACCTGAAGTATCGTCAAATGATCCTGTTCAACATCAACCACCACTCATGAATCAGCCAAAACAGTCGAATGATCCTTGGAATAATTCATGGAATTGGGATTTTGACAAACAGGCAGATAATCAGCAACAGCAACCGCTACAGTCAGAACGACAGCAACAGCATTATGTACCTTCTTATGCCAATCAAGGACAGTTGATACCCAATTCTATTCAAGATCATTATTATCAAAGTGTTAACGGTAATAAGAATGATCTACTCAATCAGAATTCGACATCAAACAGAAATATACCAGGGACAGTTGCTAATAGGCCACCAATTCCTAATCATACAGACTCTTTTACATcttattcaaattataatcAATATCAGCAATatccaccaccaccaccacctcgAACAAATTCTATTAAATCTGGATCTACGAATTTCGATCAACCGCAATGGGCAGGTGATCAACAAtctcaaaatgtttcatatttacaaaaGTCAGGTGTTCAAAATCAAAAAGAGCAAGCGTCACGTCCTACTTTAGTTGGTAGCAATTATAATTGGATGAAGTCTAATCAAACAAATGTAATGATTCCACAAAATTGGCAAAAACCAGCTGCTGTATCAGGACATTGGCAGGATCCAAAAATGGACAAGGAGGCACAAAATTTTGATGATATAGGTAATCGATATACACCACCGGTACAACAAACTAGACCAAGCCAGCACCTTCTACCTTCTactgaaaataaagaatattctataaatgATACGAATGATGCAAATAATTGGTCTAATCAAGTTAATATATCTTCTCAATGGAATGCTCAGAACTGCGAATCTGCAATACCTAATCAAAGTCAGCAAATAACACAAGCTTATAATGCTAATGATGAATTTAATTCTTGGCCTCAAACAAATACTGAAGTCTCACAATCTCGGAAAAAGACCAACGACAATAATGCAACTCAATGGTTACATGAACAgcaggaaaataataatttaatagaagAAAGTGTTAAACAAGAAGTTACTGGTGCAATTGCTACAAATGACTGGCAACAAAATCGTACAATAACATCTCATCACATTCATTCTAATATTATTCCAGCAGCAGAACCAAATATAGAAcatgaagaaagaaaatggtcTGCTCCttcgttaattttaaattctgtCAGCTCTAAAGATTCTAATACACAGATAAAAACAAGTATCGCTAAATCATATCCATCTGACTCCCGGCTTAATATGTCCGCTACTCCTGAAACTATATCAACTGTTGCAAgttctgaaaatatttctgtgcAAGGGAACAATGATTTTAATTTAGCAAATGATGCAACAGAATGGGGTAAAAGTAATTCAACTGAGGAGTTGCCTATAAAATTAGAACAGTTAAATCTTGGTactaaagtaaataaaaatgttgaaagtCAAAATGAGTTGAAAGAAGCACAATCTGTTAATCCTGAAGATGGGTGGAATCAAAATACAATttccaataataatattacaccTGATAATATATCTGGATTGCCTTTAGAATGTGCTGTACTCGGTACAGAAAATGCTCATTCCAATGATAATCAAAATCTTATTAGTCAAGATCATACGGCGCTTAATCCATATCAAATGACAAACATTAAGTCTTCAGACAATATAGCACAAAGTGGATATGATCAATGGTACAGCCAGGATACATTGCCACTTTCATCAGAAAATACATTGTATTCGAAAGATAATGTTCGTCCACCAAAAGAATGGAGTATAGAACAAAATGTAGAGAACTATGAAAATATCCAACAGCCTtcagaatttataaatttagaagTAGTCACGCCATCCTTACAAGAACGAGATATATATGGCTCAAGAGATTCTATAAATAAGGAAACTTTAGATAATGATCCTAAACCAGTTCCAAATTCTGCCAAGGAGGTAGCCAGTACACGTGATTTTAGACAGGAAATAAGTAATATTGAAGTACCCTCTGTGCAGCAATCCACACGATCTCATTCCCTTCTTCAGGCAGAACAG gTGCCAGATAATTACGAGTTCGCatcaaacgatagaaataCTTTTCTGGAAACCGGAGAATTAACCGATTCTCATCAAGAACATGAACCGAGTCCACCAAGTCAAGATGATGAAAATGACGAAGTGCCTAATGACATTCCCTTTCTACGCGAAGTACCGGGACAATCAAGCTCCATAGATCCACGTAGAAATGATCCAACCGGGCAAGAACAATATGTTCAGACTGGTCAAAGATTGTCTGATCCAAGAAGAAATGATCCATCTGGTCAAGAGCAAGGTCTTCAGTTAAGAAGTATGTCTGAAAGATCAGAACGGCGCGATGTTCCACCTGGACAAGAAAGAAACGTTCCTTTACTCTCACGATCCGATTCCGACACGATGGAACGCCGAAACGATCCATCTGGCAGAGAACGTTCTCTGCCTCCGCAACAATCACGAAATGATCCATCTGGAGAAGAAAGATATCAGTCACAATCTCAAATTATGCTAGAACCAAGTGAGACACGGGAAATACCTGGAAGAGGTAATGAATCTGAAGATCCTGTTCAGCAGACTGAAGAAAATCTTAGACAAATACCGGGCGGTGCATCTTCCAATGAAGTTACTCAGTCAGCAGATGACAGATCTAATGGAAGAGTAGTTACAGGCTCTCAAGAAGTTCCTTCTATAGGCT CTGCGATACAGGATCAGACCAGTGACTCAAGAAACAAACGCGAGGAAGCTGTTGGCGCATCAATACGCGAGAGTCAAGGAATTCCTAGTGCATCGAATCGTAGAGATTCGTATGAAGATGAGGATGACGAAGGAGGATCCGGAAATAGTAGAGATGATAGCAGAGAAAGACGACGTGACAGTAGCTCGGAACGCCGAAGATACGAATACGAACGAAAAAGCGCGTA TTACGATCGTGAACGGGAATACGATGatgattattattacgatCGCCGACGTGGAGGAGAAAACGATCGAACATATAATACTCGCGATGAATTCGATCGTCGAGAAATTCCTTATCGAGAAGATGACCGCAAGCATCATAGTCGAGACGATCTAGATAGGCATTCGAGAGAAGAGGTCGATAGAAGAGGCAGAACTAAAGAAGATCTAGATGATAGAGACATTAGAAGAAGACCTGACGATCGTAGAAAAGATAGGGTTGATGATGGAATACGACGCAGGGAAAGAGACATTAGAGACTATGATCTACGATATTCTAGAGATCGCGATTATCTTGACCGTGACAGAAGAAGAGACGATAGACGACCAAGACGATACGATGATTACGATATAAGAGATCCATACAGGAGAGAATATTACGACGATCCTTATAGTAGagg TTCTAGACCATCCAGTAGATCCTCCTATAATGACAGAGATCGAGAGTACTACATGCGATCGAGAGATCCGTATTATCCTtataatg GATATCCTGGATACGATTACGGTGTTCATTATGCCAGTAACTATTATGCATACATCGAAAATTTGCGACGTACGAATCCTGCTGCTTATTCGGAATGgtatcataaatattatgCTAATCAACATCAACAACAACATATTTCTCGTGGTGTTGTTAATTATCCTGAAGACAGAGCAAGTGTCCATTCCGGGCGTAGTTCTTGCGACGAAAG aACAACTGGTGATAAACGAACATTAGCTGATATATCTATGCTTGAAGATTCGACAACTACCTCTGCACGTATGACACCAACTAAGTTCTCTATTTCACATGTGTATG GATGTTTCTCTATTGGATCGTTGATACATGTGCATCCAGCTTATCCATCTGATGGTGAAAGAGCCAAAGTAGACATTTTTAGATTGGATAATCTACTTTCACATGATCCAGTAGCACGCGATTTACGTGCCTATCCTGGTCCCCTAATTAAGCAAGT GGGTGTGACTCATAAAAAGACCATTATCGAATATTgtgagaataaaattaaaaaggcaGCGTCAAACGAAGAGATGGTTGATCGTGCTTCATACATACTTTTATATGAACTAATGATTATGTTGATTCAACAAAACGGA AATGTCGTCGGCGTTGATATAGCAGCATTGTTACTCAGAAATAAAGATGCATACCCTTACGATGTAAATAAGCAAAAGTCGCAGGATTCAGGAAGAAGGGAATCGATAATATCTCAAAGATCGGGAGCCTCAGTTGGAGATAGTGTTCAAGGCAGTCAAGATGGTGCATTGACATCCGAAAAAGTCGAAAGTAAGCCACGGAAAAGCACTGAACAAATAACAGACGAATTTAGAAGTACGTTACTTTATGGATTAGTCCAAGAAGCATtag aATATGCAATGAATGAAGGTCTTTGGGGACATGCACTCTTCTTAGCTAGCAAATTGGATAAACGTACGCATGCGTCTGTAATGACACGTTTTGCTAATAGTTTACCGTATCACGATCCACTGCAAACTTTATATCAACTTCATTCTGGCCGTGTGCCAGCTGTTGTTACTGGTATATCGGATCCTCGATGGGACGACTGGAGACCTCATTTAGCAATGATTATATCCAACACATCTGCTAATCCAGAAATTAATCGTCGCTCAATTACAACTCTCGGTGATACACTTTCTGCGCGAGGGGATATTTATGCAGCGCATTTCTGTTACGTACTTGCACAAGTTGATTTTGGTACCTATGGAGCAAGTAATGTAAAACTTGTACTGATCGGTGCAAACCATCATAAAGCATACAATGTATTTTTCTCAACGGAAGCCATTATGCTCACGGAAATATACGAATATGCGAGAAATCTTAGTGAACCAGGTTTTACATTAGTAGATCTACAAACCTTTAAGTTCGACTTGGTAATAAAAATGGTAGATCATGGATTAATAGAGAAAGCTTTACTATATATAGAACAAATTGCAGTAAACATTTTTAACGAACCATCAAAGTACAAAAAGTCGTTTATTAATGCAGTGTATAATTTAGGAGACAGGATTAGGTATCATGATCCTGTCTATAAAGATTCTATCGATGAAGCTACAACTTTAACTTGGTTCAATAATCTAGCTGAAATTGTTGGTAAATGCCAT GAGGGAGAAATTACCGAAAATGAAGTTTACGTTCCTCAAGCAAAACAAGaatcgtataacggtatacaaAATCAAGAAGTGCACGAGatgcaacaacaacagcagtGGAACACGACTCAAGCCGAATACAGAGAAGGTTCAACGTCGATGATGGAAGTAGCCACGACTGATACACAGTCAGAATGGCAGCCATTATCTCTACCACCGAATATACCAGATACATATGATCAAACTATGCAGTATACGAGAAACAACGAAGAATCTTGTCAATATCAACAACCTCAACAGCAAGATTATTGGACTCAAGACTCTTATTATCAAAGCAATTATGGAAGAAATGATAGTACCATCACGAATTGGCAACAATCGACATATTCTCCGGAACAAAGTGATATTGACAACTCTCAACAGCAAGAAAAATGGAACTATAAG ACGGAAAGAGAAGAACAAACACCTACCTTTGAA TCATCGCAACCGGCAATTTCGATGACACCGTCGATGAGAAAACAGTACGATCCATTGGAAGAATTGGATGCTCTCGAGACTCCGCAACCAGCCTCGAAACCTGCAGCTTCATCTAAAAAGGCATCAGAAAAACCAGTCGAAAAGAAATCTTCTAACAGCGGAGGTTCTTGGTTTGGCGGCCTCTTCAGCAAACTTGCTCCAAAACCAAGGAACCAGATGATTCTTCCGGATGACAGTAATCCGACG ATCGTTTGGGATCCGGTTGCTAAAAAATGGATGAATAAAGACGAAGACGGAGATAGTAATTCGGCTACAATAGCTCCCCCTCCGAAAGCTTCTGACATGGGATTTAGATCACCTGTGCCCGAACAAGCTTCTCAACCACCTCAATCATCTCAACCACCTTCGCAAGCAGATGACACCTCTgtgaacaaatttaaattacccAGAGGTAGAAGTATGCGTGCTAATTATATAGATGTAATGAATCCAGGTGGTTCAAAAAATAGCGCAGTACCTTCGAGTATACCAACCCCAGTAACATCTCCAATGGTACCTATGGCTACCTCATCACCTCAGTTATTTATCCCTGCTCCAG ttaaCGATCCAAGTGTTCCTGTAGACTTCTTAACTTCAATGGAAGCAACAGCAGCCGTACCTACGAACGTTCCTGAGAATACATCTCAAGGG GGACCAATGATGTACAACCCGAACGACATGAAGAATCGTTCAGTGAAGAACATACAGCAGAGCCGGTATCCTCCACGATAA